TGCTGATGCTACAATAATACCTGCACTATATTTTTTAGAAAGCGCCGGAGATTCCTTACTTCTTGATGCGTAATTCCATGCTACTGCTGTACTAGAAATAAGTCCACCAAGAATAGCTGTAAGAATGATTCCTCTTTTGGAGCCCACAAATTTTACTAAAAAATAACCTATAAAGTTTAAAAAGGAAACAATTACAATAATAGAACCAATTTCAAAAGGGTTTAATAAACCCTCTGAATCAAACGTTTTGTTGGGTAGAAAAGGAAGTATTAATAAGGCAATTATAGAAAACTTTATAAATGCAAAAAGTTCTTCTGATGTAATATTACTGATTACTGAACGAAACCTTGTTTTAAGTGAAAGCAAGGTTACAATAATAACTGCTGTAGCAACTGCCTCTTTATAATAATCTACAGAAACCATTACTCCTAAAACAAAAGTTGCTATAAGTGCTAAATTAGTGGTTAAACCTTGTCCACATTCTTCTTTCTTTTTTACAAAATGCTGAAAAGCTAAAAACAAAATAAATGAGCCAAAACCAATAATAACAAACCAATTACTAAAAAAATCTGTTAAATTACCTACGGAAAAACCAAGAATTGCAACGATAGGAAAAGTTCGGATTCCTGCAAAACCTTTTTCTTTCAACCTATCATATTCTCTTTCTAGGCCAATAATAAGACCTATTCCTAGACTTATTAAAACCCCTAAAATATAAGGCCCAACTAGTTCTTGTATGTATTGATATGTTTGCATTTACTTTTTATTACGTATCCTTTTTTTAGATAAAAATATTTTAAGTAATTAGATAAATAGATCTGTTATGCTTTGTCGAAAAAATATTTTATACGTCTGTTTTTAAGATAACTACATCTCCTTTTAAAGGTACTTCATTTTTTTCTAGATAAAGATACCTTAAATAACTGACTACATAAACCAAAATTAATAAAATTAAAAGGCGGATAATTTCACCATAATAAAAATGATTATTAACCAAAAACGTCCTCAAAACTATATTAGGTGAGGACGTTCTATGAATTAATAAATCTTACGATTCTTTTCTGTACGAGATTACACTTCATTTACTAACTACATATATTTAGATAGAAATCTAAAAAATTCTTTTTTGAGATCGGCATAAATTTGCCTTTGAGTTTCCATTTTATCACGAAACTCTAAATGATTTTTCACCATATAAATGTCCATGAAATCATAACTTTTTTCACTATATTTAGAAATAATCATTTCATGCTTATTGATTGCTTCTACAATATCATCTATAACACCAGCATGAAGAATAAATTCATTCTGGTAATGTTCTAGTTGTGCAAGCACGTCTTTATCTGTCCAACGCGTTACTAGTTCATTTAATCTGTTATTGAACGATTTTAGCTCATCATCCCAAAAAATAAGTTCACGTTTCCATTGTACATGCTCAAAATGAAGGTTAACATTATTTAAAATTTTTGTTTCCATGGTCTTATTTTTTTACAATAATCTTTTAAGATTACATATTCATAATATAGCATAAAGGTTAAGAATTCTAGTCACTTTTAAAATGACCCAAATCATTTTAAATAACTCTGTAAAACCTATTAAACAAAAACATTTCCTCTTGAAAACGATTTATCATTAAGTAATATTAATCGTAATTTGGATACTTTTAAGTTTTCTTAAAACTAAAAAGACCTTGATAAATTTATCAAGGTCTTTTTTATTAAATAAGTAGAATAACTCTTATTACTTCACTAACATATTTCTAGTTGCAACAGTTCTAAAACCAATATGGTCTGAACCAGAATTAGGTTCCATTCCCATTCTTGCTGAAATTCTAAAACTAGCACAATAAGACTCATGACATAAAAAAGAACCACCTTTCATTACATATTCTGTTTGATAAGGATTACTTGGTGTATATGATTTATCTGCTCCTTTAGGATTATTAGAAACAACTGTTGGGTCTATCGTTTGATAATAATTTACATTAAACAAATCTGCTGTTATTTCCCAAACATTACCAGCCATATCATACAAACCAATACTATTTGCAGGATACGATTTTACAGGTGAAATATATTCAAATCTATCTTCTGTTACATTTTCTGTTGGAAATTTTCCTTGCCATGTATTTGCATTTGTATTTAAATCTTCATACTTATTTCCCCAAGAATAAATATTATCTTCAAATTTTCCTTGTGCTGCAGATTCCCATTCTGCCTCAGTTGGTAATCTTCTATTTGACCATTTACAGTAAGCCAAAGCATCTTCTTGAGCAATATGAACAACGGGATAATTATCATTTCCATCAATAGAACTACCTGGTCCTTCTGGTTGTTTCCAGTTTGCACCAATCTTCCAAACCCACCATTGTCCATAATTATCCATAGAAACAACACCTTTTGTATGTTTATTAAAAATTAAACTCCCTGGTTGTAAAACTGAATCTGCAGGTTTTGGAGTTCCTGGAGGTAAATCATTCTTTATAACATTCCAATCTATTTGTCTTTCTGCCACTGTGACATATTTTGTTTCATCAACAAATTCCTTAAATTGTTTATTTGTAACCTCATGAGAATCAATGAAAAAACCATCAACAGCTACTTTATGAGCGGGTTTTTCACGCGCCATTGCAAATCTATCATCGTTTTTTGCACCCATTAAAAAAGTTTTTGAAGCAACCCAGATCATTCCTTCTGGTGTCTCAACATTTTCTGTATTATTGGTTATTTTTATAATTTTATCTTCTTTTGGTACTTTCTTTTGATTACAGCTAACAATTACAAATGCAGTTAATACAACTGATGTAAATAATGTCTTAAAATTCATACTTATAATTTAATTTTAAGCAAATATAGATATTCTTATTACTTGCTTTTTTAACTCCTTAAACTCATTTATTTTTTTTAACAAAAATTTATTGTTTAACAAAATTATAAATTCGTTAAACATCTGTATCTTTACATAAATTAAAATAAATTATGGCTCGCAAAAAAAATATCACCAAAGACAACCTAATAAACTGGTATATGGAATTTGTTTTAGAGAACAATCATCAACCAAAATCAGTATTCAGTTTTGCAAAAGAAAATAATTTTGAAGAAGCTGATTTCTATAAGTTCTATGGCTCTTTTGAAACTATTGAAGAAGCTATATTTTCAGATTTCTTTCATCACACAATAACAGTTTTGAATAAAAGTGAGGACTATGAAAGTTACGATAAAAGAAACAAATTATTAAGTTTTTACTTTACTTTTTTTGAGATACTTACAGCCAATAGAAGCTATGTTGTATATGCTTTAGAAAGTGCTAAAAAAGATCTTAAAAAGTTAAAATCAATAAAATCCTTAAGAACAGCTTACATAAAATATATTGAAGATTTAAATATTGATAGAATTGAGTTAAAACAAGAAAATTTAGAAAAAATTCAAAATACATCAATAAAAGAATCTTCTTGGATTCAATTAATAATTACCATGAAATTCTGGTTAGATGATGTTTCTCCTTCATTTGAAAAAACAGATATTTTTATAGAGAAATCAATCAATGCTGGTTTTGATTTAATGGATATAAAACCTTTAAAAAGCATCATCGATTTCGGAAAATTCATCCTAAAAGAAAAAGTAAACTTTAACTAAAACAGCTGTATGAAAACAATTGATTCTATACCAACTTCAAAAATGCAACGTGCTTCTAAGTTAGTTACAACTGGTGCTAAAATTGGAGTGAATTATCTTAAATATTATGGTGATAAAATTACTAAAACAGAAGATGAAGCTAAAGCACGTTTGAATGAAAATAATGCAGAAGATATATATGATGGTTTAAAAACACTAAAAGGTTCTGCCTTAAAAGTGGCGCAAATGTTGAGTATGGAAAAAAGCATTCTACCTCAAGCCTATGTAGAGAAGTTTTCACTTTCGCAATTTTCTGTACCTCCACTTTCTCCTGCTTTAGTTACCAAAACTTTTAATAAATATTTTGGAAAAAATCCAAATGAAATTTATGATAAATTTGATGCTGTTTCAGTAAATGCGGCAAGTATTGGTCAAGTTCATAAAGCTGAAAAAGACGGAAAAGAATTGGCTGTAAAAATTCAATATCCTGGTGTTGCTAAAAGTATCTCGTCAGATTTAGCTTTGGTAAAACCAATTGCAATTAAAATGTTTAACATTAAAGGAAAAGATTCTGATAAATATTTTAAAGAAGTAGAAAACAAGTTGGTTGAAGAAACGAACTATATCTTAGAAGTTGAACAAAGTAAAGAAATTGTAGCAGCTTGTAAACACATACCTAATCTTAATTTTCCAGAATATTATTCAGATTTATCTACAGATAGAATTATTACGATGGATTGGATGCATGGTCTACATTTATCTGAATTTACTACAAACAATGAAGAAGTTTCTAATAAATTAGGACAAGCATTGTGGGATTTTTATATGTTTCAGATGCATAAATTAAAAAAAGTACATGCAGATCCTCACCCTGGGAATTTTCTTGTATCAAAAGAAAACGAACTAATTGTAATCGATTTTGGCTGTATGAAAACGATTCCTATGGAATTTTACACTCCTTATTTCGAATTAGCGAAACCAGAAAACATTTCTGACCCAGTTCTTTTTGAACAAAAATTATACGAATTAGAAATCCTTAGAGAAGATGATTCTAAAGAAGAATTAGACTTTTTCAGAGCAATGTTTCATGAAATGTTAAGTTTGTTTACACAACCATTACATCAACAATTTTTTGATTTTTCTGATGAAAATTTCTTTGGTAAAATTTCAGATTTAGGACAGAAATATGCAAAAAGTACAGAACTTAAAAATATGAATGGAAATAGAGGTTCTAAACACTTTATTTATATAAACAGAACGTTTTTTGGTTTGTATAACTTAATGCACGATTTAAAGGCAAAAAATGTAAAAATCAATAATTTTAAATCTTTTTAGTGGCTTTTTTCAACAATAAAAACATAGAAAACTTAGAACATCTTTATAAGATAAACCTTATAAATAGTTGCTCGGGCTTTAAATCGGCAAACTTAATAGCTTCAATATCAAGTGATGGAGTGTCTAATGTTGCCATATTTAGTTCTGTTACTCATTTAGGTTCTAATCCGCCAACTTTAGGCTTTATTTTAAGACCTACAACAATACCAAGAGATTCTTACAAAAACATAAAAGAAAATGGTATTTTTACAATTAATCATATTTATGAAGATATTATAGAGGATGCACATCATACATCAGCAAAATACACAGAAGAAATTTCTGAGTTTGATGTTACCAACCTAGAAGAAGAATTTAAAGGGAGTTTTAAAGCTCCTTTTGTCAAAAATTCTCCAGTACAAATGAGTATGAAATTTGTTGAAGAAATATATGTTGCCTCAAATGATGTACTTTTAATTGTAGCTCAGATTCAAGAATTATATGTAAAAGATGAGTTGCTTGAAAACGATGGATTGATAAATTTATCAAAAGGAAATATTGCAACTATTAATGGATTAGACACCTATGCAATTCCTAAGTTTAAAAAACAATTGTCTTATCAAAGACCTAAAAAGGGAGAACAAAGTGTTTAAAAATTATCCCAATAGTTAATACTTATAACCAAACGTTGTATATAGTTTATAACGTGATAATTTAAATCTATTAAAAATGAACATAGATGGTATAGCAATTGATAGAATAATAGAAATGGCTTGGGAGGATAGAACAACTTTTGAAGCGATTCTTTTTCAGTTTGGTTTAAAAGAACAAGATGTAATTCATTTAATGCGAAGAGAAATGAAGCCTAAAAGCTTCAAAATTTGGAGAGAAAGAGTACAAGGAAGAAAAACTAAACATGAAAAATTAAGAGTCTTTGCCAAAGGTAGATTTAAATGTTCTAGACAAAAAGCAATATCAGGTAACGCTATTTCTAAAAGATAAAAAGAATAGAATTACAAAACAATGTAAAATAGTAAATAATGACATTAATAGAAAAAGCATTAGAATTTGAAACAAGAAAAATGAGGTTTCCAACTACTAGCGATCGTGTGCTAGCAGCTAGAGAAGCAAAATCTTTAATTTTAAGTTTGAATGAAGTTTATAAAGAAAACAAAGATTCTGAAATCATGGACATCATGAAACGATTAACTCTTATTAAGCAAAAAATTGAAAGACGTTTAAAAGGAAAACCTTTAACATCATAATAAATTAAGTTTTTTCTTGCTTTTTTAACTTTTTTATATTTATATTCGAAAATTATAGAATAAAATAGAGAAAAAACAGAATGAATTTATTAGAAAGAGCTGAAGAATTTGAACACAGAAAATTCTCATTCAAAACAACAAGTGATAGAATTGTAGCATCTAGAGAGGTAAAAGCCTTAATACTAGAACTAAACGAAGTATATAAAGTAGAAAAAGATCTTGAAATAATGGATCAAATGAAGCGCTTAACTGCAGTTAAACAAAAAATTGAGAAGCGCTTGAAAGGAAGACCTTAAAAGCATATGAATAAAATTTTAGTTATTGGTGGAAGTAAAGGAATTGGAAATGCAATTATTAAATCTTTAATTGATGAAAACTCAATTATTAATATAAGCAGAACAAAACCTATACTTTCCCATACTAATCTTACTCACTTTACATGTGATATTCTTAATGATGACTTACCTAACCTTGAAGAAATAGATACTTTAATCTATTGCCCGGGAAGCATCAATTTAAAACCAATTTCTCGTCTTAAACTAGATGATTTCAGAGAAGACTTTGAAATAAATGTTATTGGTGCTGTAAAAGCAATTCAACATTATTTACCTTCTTTAAAAAAAGGAAATAAACCTTCAATCTTATTATTTAGTACTGTAGCTGCAAAACTAGGAATGCCTTTTCACGCCAGTATAGCCGCAGCAAAATCTGCTGTAGAAGGTTTAACAAAATCCTTAGGTGCAGAATTAGCACCATCAATTCGTGTAAATGCAATTGCGCCAACTGTTACCAATACAGATTTGGCTTCTAAATTATTGCGTAATGAACGAATGATAGAAAACATTACAGAACGTCATCCTCTAAAAAAATATTTAGATCCAAAAGAAGTCGCTGATTTAGCTACTTTTTTAATCTCTGAAAAAGCAAGTTCTATTTCAGGTCAAATTTTCGAATTAGACTGTGGAATCGTAAGTTTTAAAATATAAATAAACCATAACATAATGAGTATTTACGATGTAGAGATTAAAAGTCTCCAGAACAATCCTATTCAATTATCAGATTTTAAAGGAAAACATATCCTTTTTGTAAATGTAGCTTCTAAGTGTGGTTTTACTCCTCAATACAAAGATTTAGAAGAATTACAAAAAATGCATCAAGATAATTTGGTTGTTATCGGTGTTCCTTGTAATCAATTTGGAAAACAAGAACCGGGTAACAATGAAGAGATTCAAGAGTTTTGTGAATTAAATTATGGAGTTTCATTTTTAATTACAGAAAAAGTAGCTGTAAAAGGTGAAAATCAACATCCTTTATACACTTGGCTAACTTCAAGAAAATTAAATAACAAAAAGAGTTCTACCGTAAGATGGAACTTTCAAAAATATTTAGTTTCTCCCGAAGGAAAATTAATTGATTACTATTTTTCAATTACAAAACCTTTGAGCTCAAAAATCACAAAACACCTAAAATCATAAAATCATAAAAATTAAGTTTTTACAAACAAAATAATAAACCTATGAAACAATTAAAACTTACTTTATTATTTTTAATCATCAATTTCGGTGGGTTAGCTATTGGAAGTTGGTTAATGAATAATGGACCATTAACAGAATGGTATACAAGTTTAAACCAAGCTCCTTGGACACCACCAGGCATTGTTTTTGGAATTGCTTGGACTTTAATTATGATTTGTTTTTCAATTTATTTAGGACACCTTTTTATAAAAGATTACAGTTCTAAATTAATTATTATCCTTTTAATTCAGTTTATTCTAAACGTAAGTTGGAACTACATTTTCTTCAACCAACATTTAGTATTATTTGGGTTAGTTATACTACTATTACTTACTTCGCTCCTATTTTATTACTTCTTTAAATTAAGCAACAAAGTTGGTAATTATAAATTTTTATTAGTGCCCTATATCATTTGGCTCTGCATTGCAACCTCTTTAAATCTTTACATTCTAATTCATAATTAAGATGAAAATTTACACATTTCATAGAAAACAGCAATTACCAATTTCTGTTGAAAAAGCTTGGGAGTTTTTATCAAACCCAAAAAACTTAAAGACAATTACTCCAGAATATATGAGTTTCGATATACTTTCTGGAGCAGAAAAACCAATGTTTGCTGGTCAAATAATTCAATATATTGTTACCCCAATTCTTGGGATAAAAACAAAATGGGTAACAGAAATTACACACGTAAAAGAGAATGAATATTTTGTAGATGAGCAGCGTTTTGGTCCTTATGCATTATGGCATCACAAACATTTTATCAAAGAAATTGAAGGTGGCGTAGAAATGGAAGACATTATCGATTACAAAGTTCCGATGGGAATTTTAGGCCAAATGGTACATCCAATTTTAGTAAAACCTAAGCTTGAAGAAATTTTTGCACACAGACAAAAGAAATTAATTGAACTATTTGGCGAATTAAAATAATGACTGATAAAATTAACATTTTTTGGTTTAGAAGAGATTTACGTTTAGATGATAATTGTGGCTTATTTCACGCATTAAAATCAGGCGAAAAAGTGCTGCCTATTTTTATTTTTGATAAAGATATCTTAAGTAAACTTCCTAAAGACGATGCACGTGTTTCTTTTATTTATCAAGAAATTAAAAAAATAAACCATCAATTAAAAGAAAAAGGAAGCGCTATTGACATCTATTATGGAAAACCAATTGACATTTTTAAATCTTTATCAGAAAAATATACAATTGATACTGTATTTACGAATCATGATTACGAACCTTCTGCAATCAAAAGAGATTTAGAAATCAAAAATATTTTAGCATCAAAAAACATTCATTTTAAAACCTATAAAGATCAAGTAATATTTGAACGAAATGAAATTGTTAAAAAGGACGGAACTCCATACAAAGTATATACACCCTATTCTAAAAAATGGTTAGAAGCTTTTCATTTTAAAGGAATTCAATTTTATACGTCAGAAGATTGTCTAGAACATTTTATCAAAAAAGAAACACATCAATTTTTAACATTAGAAGATATTGGTTTCACAAAATCTTCAATAAAAGTTAAGTCTTATAAAGTTTCAACTCAAATTATTGATACTTATGAAGAAACTAGAAATTTCCCAGCAAAAGATAGTACGTCAAAATTAGGCACACATTTACGTTTCGGAACTGTAAGTGTAAGAAAAATGGTTGAAAAAGCATCTAAAAGCAATAATATTACATTCTTAAAAGAATTAATTTGGCGAGAGTTTTTTATGCAAGTTTTATGGCATTTTCAACATACAGTTAAAGATAGTTTTAAACCAAAATACGATAGAATTCTTTGGAGAAATAACGAAAATGAATTTGATGCTTGGTGTAAAGGAGAAACTGGTTATCCTTTGGTAGATGCTGGTATGAGAGAATTAAACCAAACTGGTTTTATGCACAATAGAGTTAGAATGTTGGTTGGTAGTTTTCTTTGCAAACATTTATTAATCGATTGGAGATGGGGAGAAGCTTATTTTGCAGAAAAATTACACGATTACGAACAATCTAGCAATATTGGAAACTGGCAATGGGTTGCAGGTACTGGCGTTGATGCTGCTCCATATTTTAGAATCTTTAACCCAACAACTCAAATTCAAAAATTTGACAAAGGTTTAGATTATATAAAAAAATGGGTGCCAGATTTTCAAGAACTCACATATCCTACTCCAATTGTTGAACATAAATTTGCTAGGGAACGTTGTTTAGAAACGTATAAAAAAGCTTTAAGGGATTTCTAATTTTTGTTTAATATTTTTTTTTCATAACTTTAAACACAACCAAAAACCACAAAATTATGAATACACAAGAAGTAGCAAAAAAATGGCAAGAAATGTGTCAGCAAGGAAAAAACTTAGAATGCATAGAAGAATTATACGCAGACAATGTTGTTAGTAAAGAAATGCCTGGTGTTCCTTTTGGTGAAATTGTTTCTAGTAAAAAAGAAGTTTTTGAAAAAAGCAAGCAATAGTTAGAAGACGTTGTTGAGTTTCATAAAGGTGAAATTTCAGATCCTGTCGTTGCAAATAATCATTATACAAGTAAAATGTACTTCGATGTTACATTTAAAAGCAGAGGAAGACAACAAATGGAAGAAGTTTGCGTTTTTGAAGTACAAGATGGTAAAATAACGAATGAACAATTCTTTTATACCATGTAGTAAATTATTTATTCTTGATAAAAAGGCTTCAATAATGTTGGAGCCTTTTTTTTTGAAAAAAAATTAAATTTATTTTGGTAGATACTAATAATTGTAGTTTATTTGCGCACTCAAAATAAAAGCCGATGTAGCTCAGCTGGCTAGAGCAGCTGATTTGTAATCAGCAGGTCGTGGGTTCGAGTCCCTCCATCGGCTCAAATTTTAAAAGTCTCAAAACATTTATGTTTTGAGACTTTCTTTTTTTACGCAAACTTTAAAACGAACATAAAGTTAAAGAGTTCAATTTGAGGTATCAATTTTAAAAGCCCCACATAAGACTAAAAAAAGGGTATAATATTGTAAAATCTTTATTATTTTAGTCGATTAATTATCCTAATTATAATTTTATGCTCATTATTGGAATTGCTGGAGGTACAGGAAGTGGAAAAACTACAGTAGTAAATCAAATTATTGAACAATTACCTACTGATGAAGTTTGTGTAATTTCTCAAGATTCTTACTACAACCAAACAGTTAATTTATCTTACGAAGAAAGAACAAAAATTAATTTTGACCATCCAAGGGCTATTGATTTTGAATTAATTGTTAAACATTTAAAGAAATTAAAATCAGGAAAAACAATTGAACAACCAGTATATTCTTTCGTAACACATAACAGAACAACAGATACTGTAAAAACACACCCTAGAAAAGTGGTGATTGTTGAAGGAATTTTAATTTTAAACAACGAAGCTTTAAGGGATTTGTTTGACATCAAAATATTTGTACACGCAGATACTGATGAACGATTAGTTAGAAGAATTCGAAGAGATATTACAGAAAGAGGTAGAGATATTGATGAAGTTTTAAATAGATACCAAGATACTTTAAAACCAATGCACCTTCAATTTATTGAGCCTACCAAAAATTTTGCAGATATTATCATTCCTAATAATAAACATAATACCGTTGCAATTGATGTTGTAAGAACAGTAATTAACGACCGTTTATAAATTTATGACTCTAAAAGAAATAAGGAAAAATCGTTTTATAAAGATTATAACAAATGTTTTTGTTTTAATCTTAATTCCTTTTTTAATATGGATGTTTTTTATTGATGACAATTCATACTTAGTTCATAGAAAATTAGACAATGAAATTAATGATTTAGAAAGTACAATCTCTTTCTATGAAAATAAAATAGCTGAAGATAAAGCTACTATAAAAAAACTACAAGACTCACTTCAATTAGAACGTTTCGCTAGAGAAAAGTATTTAATGAAGAAAGAGAATGAAGATATCTATTTAATAGAATTTGACACAATAAAAGAATAAATGAGTACATCTCTATTTAATGAGTTTCAAAAAACTACTCCTTCTGCTTGGAAAAATAAAATTCAGGTAGACTTAAAAGGAGCAGATTATAATGATTCGCTTCTTTGGAAAACCAACGAAGGAATTGTTGTAAAACCTTTTTACACCTCAGAAGATAGAACAAATCATAAAGTAGAAACTCCTAATAAAGGATTTAATATTTGTCAATCTATTTTTGTTGATGATGAAAAAATAGCAAATTCTTTAGCAATTGATGCTCTTAAAAGGGGAGCTACATCAATTCAATTTAAAGCAAATTCAATTTTTGATTATAAAAAATTATTACTAAATATAAAACTTGAATCTATTTTCATCTATTTTCATTTTTCATTTTTAGATGATGGTTTTCAAACGGAAGTTTCGAATTTCATCAATTCTAAAAACACCTATTTTCAGACAGACATTATTGGAAATTTAGCAGAAAGTGGTAATTGGTTTTTTAATTTAAAAGACGATTTCAATAAGCTAGATATCATTCAAAAAAAATCTAGTAACTGTATTTCAGTTTCTAGTGATTTATATCAAAATTGTGGAGCAACAATTACACAACAACTTGCTTATACATTAGCACATGCAAATGAATATTTAAATAAGTTTGGAGGAGAAGTTGCTACCAAAATTCATTTTTCTTTTTCTGTTGGAAGTAATTATTTTTTCGAAATTGCCAAATTAAGAGCTTTTAGAATTTTATGGGCAACACTTTTAGAAGAATATGATGTAGAAAGTGTTGAAGCTCATCTTTTTGTACAACCAAGTTTAAGAAATAAAACATTGTATGATTACAATGTAAATTTATTAAGAACTACATCAGAATGCATGAGTGCAATTTTAGGTGGAGCTAATACTATTTCGAATGTTTCTTATGATGCTATTTACCATAAATCTAATGAATTTGGAGAGCGTATTTCTAGAAATCAGTTATTAATCTTACAACAAGAGAGTTACTTGCAAGAAGCTCAAGGTTTTGCTGACGGCTCTTATTACATAGATTCTATAACACAACAACTAGCAGAGAATTCTTTAATCATTTTTAAGCAACTAGAAAAAAATGGCGGTTTTTTAAAACAGTTAAAAACAGGCACAATTCAGAAAAAAATAAAAGAAAACTTAAAAAAAGAGCAAAAAAATTTACTAGATAAAGAGATCATATTATTAGGCACAAATTTACAACAAAACAAGGACGATAGAATGCAGCATGATTTAGAGTTGTATCCTTTTGTAAAGCAAAGAAACATAAAAACTTTGATTCCCCCATTAACTAAAAACCGTCTTTCAGAATCGCTAGAAAAAGAACGATTAATTTCTGAGAAAGGTATAAATAATCCCTATAATGGATAAGAATAAAGAAATTCTAGATAAACAAAAAAGACAAAGTGAATTAAAAAAGGAAGTACAAAGCATCAAGAAAAACCTGCCTTCATTTATTATTGGATTCATCTTTTTTGTTGCAGTTAGTTTGTAT
The window above is part of the Polaribacter sp. SA4-12 genome. Proteins encoded here:
- a CDS encoding MgtC/SapB family protein yields the protein MQTYQYIQELVGPYILGVLISLGIGLIIGLEREYDRLKEKGFAGIRTFPIVAILGFSVGNLTDFFSNWFVIIGFGSFILFLAFQHFVKKKEECGQGLTTNLALIATFVLGVMVSVDYYKEAVATAVIIVTLLSLKTRFRSVISNITSEELFAFIKFSIIALLILPFLPNKTFDSEGLLNPFEIGSIIVIVSFLNFIGYFLVKFVGSKRGIILTAILGGLISSTAVAWNYASRSKESPALSKKYSAGIIVASAIMFPRLAFLSYIFNNAILKELAIPFSLLTMICIIATLLLMRKDDNKPDTDIKLGNPLNVLNAISFGAVYVIILFAVFYSNQFFGENGLFYSALIAGLADTDAITISMAKFSLEGEKLKLASSVIIAATISNMLVKLLITLLKGSKTAGKLVAYAFACVIVLGVAYIFISRG
- a CDS encoding formylglycine-generating enzyme family protein — encoded protein: MNFKTLFTSVVLTAFVIVSCNQKKVPKEDKIIKITNNTENVETPEGMIWVASKTFLMGAKNDDRFAMAREKPAHKVAVDGFFIDSHEVTNKQFKEFVDETKYVTVAERQIDWNVIKNDLPPGTPKPADSVLQPGSLIFNKHTKGVVSMDNYGQWWVWKIGANWKQPEGPGSSIDGNDNYPVVHIAQEDALAYCKWSNRRLPTEAEWESAAQGKFEDNIYSWGNKYEDLNTNANTWQGKFPTENVTEDRFEYISPVKSYPANSIGLYDMAGNVWEITADLFNVNYYQTIDPTVVSNNPKGADKSYTPSNPYQTEYVMKGGSFLCHESYCASFRISARMGMEPNSGSDHIGFRTVATRNMLVK
- a CDS encoding TetR family transcriptional regulator C-terminal domain-containing protein, which gives rise to MARKKNITKDNLINWYMEFVLENNHQPKSVFSFAKENNFEEADFYKFYGSFETIEEAIFSDFFHHTITVLNKSEDYESYDKRNKLLSFYFTFFEILTANRSYVVYALESAKKDLKKLKSIKSLRTAYIKYIEDLNIDRIELKQENLEKIQNTSIKESSWIQLIITMKFWLDDVSPSFEKTDIFIEKSINAGFDLMDIKPLKSIIDFGKFILKEKVNFN
- a CDS encoding ABC1 kinase family protein, which gives rise to MKTIDSIPTSKMQRASKLVTTGAKIGVNYLKYYGDKITKTEDEAKARLNENNAEDIYDGLKTLKGSALKVAQMLSMEKSILPQAYVEKFSLSQFSVPPLSPALVTKTFNKYFGKNPNEIYDKFDAVSVNAASIGQVHKAEKDGKELAVKIQYPGVAKSISSDLALVKPIAIKMFNIKGKDSDKYFKEVENKLVEETNYILEVEQSKEIVAACKHIPNLNFPEYYSDLSTDRIITMDWMHGLHLSEFTTNNEEVSNKLGQALWDFYMFQMHKLKKVHADPHPGNFLVSKENELIVIDFGCMKTIPMEFYTPYFELAKPENISDPVLFEQKLYELEILREDDSKEELDFFRAMFHEMLSLFTQPLHQQFFDFSDENFFGKISDLGQKYAKSTELKNMNGNRGSKHFIYINRTFFGLYNLMHDLKAKNVKINNFKSF
- a CDS encoding flavin reductase family protein; its protein translation is MAFFNNKNIENLEHLYKINLINSCSGFKSANLIASISSDGVSNVAIFSSVTHLGSNPPTLGFILRPTTIPRDSYKNIKENGIFTINHIYEDIIEDAHHTSAKYTEEISEFDVTNLEEEFKGSFKAPFVKNSPVQMSMKFVEEIYVASNDVLLIVAQIQELYVKDELLENDGLINLSKGNIATINGLDTYAIPKFKKQLSYQRPKKGEQSV
- a CDS encoding TIGR03643 family protein, which codes for MNIDGIAIDRIIEMAWEDRTTFEAILFQFGLKEQDVIHLMRREMKPKSFKIWRERVQGRKTKHEKLRVFAKGRFKCSRQKAISGNAISKR
- a CDS encoding SDR family NAD(P)-dependent oxidoreductase, which codes for MNKILVIGGSKGIGNAIIKSLIDENSIINISRTKPILSHTNLTHFTCDILNDDLPNLEEIDTLIYCPGSINLKPISRLKLDDFREDFEINVIGAVKAIQHYLPSLKKGNKPSILLFSTVAAKLGMPFHASIAAAKSAVEGLTKSLGAELAPSIRVNAIAPTVTNTDLASKLLRNERMIENITERHPLKKYLDPKEVADLATFLISEKASSISGQIFELDCGIVSFKI
- a CDS encoding glutathione peroxidase, with amino-acid sequence MSIYDVEIKSLQNNPIQLSDFKGKHILFVNVASKCGFTPQYKDLEELQKMHQDNLVVIGVPCNQFGKQEPGNNEEIQEFCELNYGVSFLITEKVAVKGENQHPLYTWLTSRKLNNKKSSTVRWNFQKYLVSPEGKLIDYYFSITKPLSSKITKHLKS
- a CDS encoding TspO/MBR family protein codes for the protein MKQLKLTLLFLIINFGGLAIGSWLMNNGPLTEWYTSLNQAPWTPPGIVFGIAWTLIMICFSIYLGHLFIKDYSSKLIIILLIQFILNVSWNYIFFNQHLVLFGLVILLLLTSLLFYYFFKLSNKVGNYKFLLVPYIIWLCIATSLNLYILIHN